A single genomic interval of Bacillota bacterium harbors:
- a CDS encoding DUF2250 domain-containing protein — protein sequence MFTKNRQEELDLKILAYLKKLGPEYAKLLATRLGLSLEESRERLQRLADRGLVKRVEGRIVKYYHRRRKSVKHRNHTYYELTREGELLLRQARARMNIHIDIEFPNR from the coding sequence CTGTTCACCAAAAATCGGCAAGAGGAACTTGATTTAAAAATCCTTGCCTACCTGAAAAAGCTGGGGCCGGAATACGCAAAACTCCTGGCAACACGACTGGGTTTATCCCTGGAAGAAAGCAGAGAGCGACTTCAAAGGTTGGCAGACAGAGGACTGGTCAAGCGAGTAGAAGGCAGGATAGTTAAATATTATCACCGACGGCGGAAAAGCGTTAAGCACCGGAATCACACCTACTATGAGCTCACGAGGGAAGGGGAACTCCTTTTAAGGCAGGCCAGGGCAAGAATGAATATTCATATCGATATTGAGTTCCCTAACAGGTAA